CCGCACAGGTCGCGCACCGTGCTGCGGGCGCCGTCCGCCCCGATGAGGTACTCGGCGCGCACCTGCCCAGGACCTTGCGGACTCTTCGTCGTCACCTCGACGCCGTCCGGGTCCTGGGCGATCCGCACGGCCTGGCTGTCACGCAGGACGGTGACACCGCGGCTTTGTGCGACAGCCTCGAACTGCCTTTCCAGATCAGCCTGGGGGCACTTGACCAGGATGGGAGGTTCGGTGGCCGGGGCGGTGATGCTCAGATGCGGCAGACCGGCGAAGTGAAACGGTTCGCGATCGTGGCCCGCACGCTGCGCGCGGCCCGCTTGGACCTGCATGAGGCCTCGGCGGGCCAGACTCTGCACAGTCCGGGCGTGCAGGGTTCCTGCCCTGGGCTCGTCGGTCGTCCGCGGCTTCGACTCGACGACACAGGCCTCGACGCCGTACGCCCCCAGTTCGGCGGCCAGCAACATGCCGACCGGGCCCCCTCCGACAATCACCACTTCGGCGTGCCGTGTCAGCACGTCCGCCCCCCTTTCGATGTCCCGGGCCCTGGCCCGGGCAGTCAGCTGAAGCGATGTGCGTGATCTGTGGCCCAGGCCCGGTACGTGGTGGCCGGGCGCCCCAGAAGTCTGGCAAGGGTGGGGTCCACACCTTGCTTGGCCCCATCACCCTGGCGGCGGGCGCTGTCCAGCAGGGCCCGCGCGATGGGCTGGGGGTAGTGCTGTGCCCAGGCGGTGTAGGCACGCTCCAAAGAGATCTCGACACAGCGCACGGGACGTGCCAGGACCTGGGCGAGGTGCTCGCACTGCTCGGCAGGCGAGATCGCTTGAGGGCCGGTGAGGGCGTACTCCTGCTGCTCGTGACCGGCAGTGGTGAGGGCGATGACGGCGGCTTCGGCGACGTCGCGGGGATCGACCGATGCGTTGCGGGACTGCGGCTGTGGCGTCGCGACGGTGTGGTGGGCGCGGACCGAGCGGGCCCAGGAGAGGGTGTTGGACATGAAGGAGCGAGGACGGAGCAGCGTCCAGGCAAGGCCGCTGGCACGGACCCGGTCCTCGTTCTCGCGCTGCCAGTTGGTGATCAGGTCGTCGGCCCGGTCGTCGGTGACCGCGAGCGCGGAGAGTTTCACCACGTGCTGAACGCCTGCCGTGCGGGCGGCCGCGAGCAGATGTGCGTCGTGGGCGGGCTCCAACGGGTTCGCAGTGACCGCGAACAGGGCCCGGGCGCCCTCCAGGGCGCGCTCCAGCGAGCTCTGGTCGGCGAAATCGGCGGTGACGACGTCGGCGGCGGGTACCACTGCGCGCAGCCGGGAGAGGGAGCGGCCCAGCAGTCTTGTGGGGTGATCGGCGCACAGAAGGCGCGCCACGTGGCCCCCTACGGTGCCCGTGGCACCCGTCACGACAATCACCGGGCGCTCTCCGGGTCCAGCAGTATGGGGATCTCGCGGAAACCGTTGGTGATGAAGGACGGCGTCGGATCGAGATCTTGGACCGCGCGCGCCAGGCGCATCCGGGGAAAGCGGGCGAACAACGCGGGCAGGGCCACCGCCGCCTCCAGCCTCGCGAGCGAGGCCCCGGGGCAGTGGTGCACGCCGTGCCCGAAGGCCAGGTGGTCGTGGCGGTTCGGGCGGTCGGCCTTGAACTCGTGTGCGTCCGGGCCGTGCTGCTGCGGATCGAGGCCGGCCGCGGCGAAGGAGATGAGCACCGGATCGCCCTGGCGGATGACGACGTGCTCCCCCAGGTCGATGTCCCGCACGGCGAACCTCAGCGGCACGTAGGCCGCGGGGCCACGTGCCCTGAGGGTCTCTTCGATCACGGCGTCCCACCCGGTGGCGCCGTTGCTGACCTGCTCCAGCTGCTCTGGATGGGACAAGAGTTCCACGATGGCGTTCCCCAGCAGGTTCACGGTCGTTTCGTGCCCCGCGCCGATCATCAGCAGCAGGGTGTCGACCAGCTCCTGCTCGGTCAGCCGTGCGCCGTCGGTCTCCCGGGTCCAGACGAGGGCGGACGCGAGGTCGTCGGCCGGCGCCAGGCGTTTGGCCGCCACGAGTTCGGCGAGCACCTGGTGCAGGCTCTCCTGGGCCGCACGGACCTCATCGGCCGTGGCAGAGGTGCGGAAGGACTCACTGAGCCCGTGCCTGAGCAGGGGGCGTTCGGCCTGCGAGACACCGAACAGTTCACAGATCACCTGGATCGGCAGCTCCAGTGCGAAGTGTGCGATGAGGTCCACGGGCTCGTCACCGGGGCGCTGCGCCAGGGACTTGAGGAGGGTGGTGGTGTACTGCACCACCTGCGGGCGCAGGGCCTCGCTGCGCCGGTGGGTGAAAGCCCCCGCGATGAGGCGACGCAGCCGGCTGTGTTCGCCGCCGTAGGCGGAGAGCATGTTCTTGGCCGTGACCCAGTGGTGGAGCGGCCAGGCGTCGTCGATGCGGCCCTCTTGCAGCGACGGCCAGTGCTGGAAGGCGTCCTTGGACACGGCCGGGTCGCTCAGCAGCCGCTTCGCGGTGTCGTGCCGCGTGATGGCCCAGGCCATGACCCCGCCGGGAAGCAGCACCCGGCAGGCGGGGCCGTCCCCTCGCAGCAGGGCCGCTTCGCCGGCGAGGTCGCTGCCCGTCAGGTCTATCGCATAAGGGCATACAGAAGTGGCCATGTGGTGCACTCCGTCCTGGGGGGGTGACGTCTGCTGGGTACGTGGCTGTACGTTCCGGCATGCGGCGGGGCTTCACATACTCGTGGGCCGCACCTTGCGGTGCGGCCCACGTTCAGCCCTGGCCTACGAGAAAGGGCCGGTCGCCCCGCGGGTCTGGCGCCTCCCGCTGTGGCTCTGGTGTCTCCCGCAGGAGCTGATCGACCAGTGCCTGGACTTTGGCCCCTCGGTCGGCGGTGACGTCCAGTTGGACCAGCGCACTGGGCACGGCGGCACCTGCCATCAAAACGCGGTACAGCACGGCGATGCGGTCGCACAGGTCCTGCCGGTCGGTCATGGCCTGGGACATCAGCTGAACACCGGCGAACGCCCCGACGAACACCCCGGCCAGCTCTTTGGTGTCCACGTGCGGCTGCAGCTCGCCTGCCAGCCGGGCCTGTTCGAGGAGGCCTTCGCTCTCGCGCGTCCACGCCTCGAAGGGGATCTTGCGGTCCAGGTTGTCGTTGCCCGACCTCTCCAGGGCCAGCCGCACACTGCCCCGCAGCAGAGGGTCGACGCCCATCTGGTAGGCGAGCAGCATGCCTCGGTCGACCGCCTCCTGCAGTTTCAGGCGCTGGGACGGGACCGGGGGGACAACCTGGGCGTTCGCCTGGAGGACGCCTTGCGCGAGCTGCTCCTTGGACGCGAAGTGGAAGTAGAGGGCACCTTTGGTCACCCCCGACCGTGTGAGGATCTCTGACACGGTGGCCGCTTCATAGCCGACCTCGTCGAAGACCTGGGCGGCAGCCGCGAGAATCGCCTGCCGCGTTCTGACCGCGCGCTCCTGCTGGGCCATGCGACTCACCTCCAGGAACTGGCTGGGCAGAGCCCCTTGCTCCATCCCAAAAAAACCGGCAAGCCCGTATTCTATCACTCGCCCTCTGGCGCGCCCAGGTGTGCACGGGCTTCTCCGGGCCGGAAATGTGCCCCAGTTGCCCTGAAACGGGTTCAGAGCTCTGGTTTCTCGCGGTTTATTCGAACGCACAGTTGTCGAGAACCGCTTGAACAAAACCGGTGGGTACGTATCTTAGTGGTTCCAGCGCCATCTGCCCTGCCGGCCCCACCCTTCGAACAGCCGCCATGGAGACGCCATGACTGTGCTCGCCCACCAGACAGAGGCAGCAATACCGGCCCCCCGGCCCGCCGCCGGGGTCCTTTCCCCCCAACTCACCACCACCGTGCCACGCGAGTACGTACACCGCGCCTGCCTGGCCGAGGTGTTCCTCACCGGATGCCGCCAGGTGGACGGCACGCGGTTCGCTCTCACCGGCCAATGGCCCCGCGCCCACACGTTCTTCACCAGCACGGACGGACTCCGCCACGACCCGCTGCAGGCGGCCGAAACGATCCGCCAGGTCGGGATGTTCCTCGCTCACTCGGAGTGGGACGTTCCGCTCAGTCATCACTTCCTGCTCCACGACATGCAGTACGCGACCCATCCCGACCACCTCCTGATCAAGGACTATCCGAGCAACCTCGACCTGGAGGCCGACTGCACGGATCTGGTGTGGAAGGGCAACCGTCTCGCGCAGTTCGCCATGCACGTCACGATCACGCGCGAAGGACAGCCGACCGCGCACGGCAGCGGGCACTTCACCTGCATCGCACCCGCTACCTACCGTCGGCTGCGCGGTGAACAGAGTGCGGCCACGCCGTCCACCGTCCGGCCGCCCCTCCTCGCACCCCATCTCGTGGGCCGGATGTTCTCCCGCGATGTGGTCCTCTCCGAGGCCGACCGCCCCCAACGCTGGCTGCTGAGCACCGACGCCCGCCACCCGGTCCTCTTCGACCACATCGGCGACCACGTCCCCGGCATGGTCCTCATCGAAGCAGCACGCCAGGCTGCGTTCGCCCTGCTGTCCCCCCGCGCCTTCGCCGCCTGCGGGGCAACCACTGTCTTTCACCGGTACGTGGAATACGACGCCCCCTGCTGGATCGACGCCGAGGCTGTACCCGGCGCCGACGACGGGACGGCCCGCGTCGCCGTCACCGGATGGCAGAACGACAAACCGGTCTTCCGCACAGAACTCTCCGGCCAACTCGCCCCGGCCTGACCAGGGGAGCCTCCCCGCCCCAACCAGCACCCCAACCAGCACCCAGACCAACACCCCAACACCCAGCCTCGACACCCGGCCTCGACCCGACGACAGAACGACCCACACCACCAAGCACCAAGCACCGACCGGGCACCGGGCAGCAGCCGGGCAGCGGGCAGCGGGCAGCGGCCGGGCATGTCGGCGGACAAGTGAACGCGGCCCTGGCAGGATTTTCGTGAAGTGGGAGTGTGCCACCGTGCGCCGGTGACACTCCGTCACGGGTAGCGGCGTCGGAGTCCGGCCATGAGGACGACACGGTGACGCAGGAGTGGAACTCCGGCATGGCCGGCCATGATCCTCTTCTGGAGTTCAGGCCGGTGATCCGGCCTTCGTTGACGCCGGAGTTGAACGGGTGGTGATTCCCTCAACGACTGCGTGTCGGTCCTCGCCGATGGCTCTGGCCAGGCTGGCCAGGGTGGGAGAGGGCAGGCCGCGAGGTGTTCGAGCCAGTCCGGCAGCGGGCCGGCGTCGCGGGCGGCGAGCATCGCCGCGAACTGCCGCACCAGGTCATGGGTTCGGTCCAGCTCGGGGCAGTTCTGAAGCAGCCGCCGGAGTGCTTCGGTGGCGTGCAGGCCGCGTCGGGACGGTGTGGAGTATCTCGAACAAGCCCAGCACGCTCGCGTGAGTGCGGCGCAGTCTCCCCCAGGCCTGCGTCACCTCAGGACATCCACGCGGAGGCTGCCCCAGTTTCGTGAGCGTGAGCTTGGTCAGGTTCCCGATCTCTTCAGGAGCTCGCGCTACCTCGGCCGCGTCGGCGGTGCACACCACCCCAGGGCTCGGGAGGTGACCCGGGTCGCTAAGAGCAGCGACAGCGACTGGACGGCCGACGCATTGCTGCGCGTCTTCCGGGGAGACCGAGTCCACGGCCGAGCCCCCTTTAGGCCAGGAATGTGCCGTTCTGGTCCTTGTCCAGCTCCAGGTCCGATGACACATCTCGTGGCCGATGGGCTCATCCGCGTCGCTCCGTGGAGGTGTAGTTCACCGCTTCACGAGAAGGACGGCGACAGACGGACGACTCAGGAGGCGGACGGCTCGATCTCCCCAGCAAAGACGATGACCTGGTCAATGAGGTTCAGCCGCAGATGGACGACGTCCGTTCCCGCCAGACGGGGGCCTCCATCCGGCATGGTGAAGACCCACTGGTACCGGGCCCACTCGTCAGGCATGTCCACCGCTGAGCAGCGCACCATCGTGCCGGTCCCCGCTGGGTGGCGCCGGATGTCCAGCACGAACCGCTCGACCGCCGCGATTCCTTCGCTGCGACCCAACGGCCCCCAGAAGACCACATCTGAGGTCAGGGCCTGGGAGAGCAGGGCAGTCACATAACTGTCGTCCGAGGCGTTAAACGCGGAGATGAACGTGTCGATCGCGGAGCATGCCGTCTCTTCCTGCATACCCCAGTAATACCAGCCGTTGCGCGGGCGCTCGTCCCGCGAGCCGCCTTCCGATCACGGTGGGGACGCCACCTCATAAGCTCCCTGATCACTCAAGGGCGAGATCAGCCACGAGACCGCCCTCGTCTGGCCCACGGACATCGACCGGCTCGACTACCTCCGCCAGAGCCTGGACCGCCTTCCCACCCGCACGGGAAAGCCCGCCCACCGTGAGCGGCGCATGGCCGGCTCTGCCGTGCCCGGCCCCACCGCCCAAGCATCCCGGGCACCGGGCACCTTCCGGCGCCGTGTGTTCTGGCTGCTGCCCCACGACCGCGACAGCCAGCCCGAAGGCCTCTATGCCATCGCAGCCCCTGGGCGAAGCAGTGGATCCCCCTCCCCTCACGCCGTGCGTCAAGGAGTACCAGACCCACGTGCTCGAAGGGCGGCCCGCCGTCCACGGCGCTGAAGGAAAGGGGGATAACGCTCCCGCTGTGACGGCCCTCCTGCACGAGAGGCGTCAGTCCTCGTGCAGGAGCGATACCGCGCTGACGGGGCAGGCCCGTGCGGCTTCCCTCGCCATCGGAGGCACGTCGGCCGCCGTGTCCTGGCCGGCAAGCACCACACTGAACCCGTCGTCGTCCTGCGTGAACACCGCCGGCGCCGTCAGGGCACACATGCCCGCCCCCACGCAGCGGTCCAGATCGACCTCGATCCTCATCTTGTTCACCACCCCACCGGCAGCTCGAGCAGACCCTCAACCCTCAAGGCCGCGGGCCTGGAACGGATCTCCTTGGCCCGGCCGGCAAGCCGCAGCCCGGGAAGCCGTTCGAACAGACGCCCAAGCGCGATCTCGAGTTGAACGCGCGCGAGATCCTGACCCGGGCACGGACGGGCGCCGAAGCCAAAAGCCAGGTGCCGGCCTACGAAACCGTCCCGGTCGAGCGGGGCGGGCTGCGCGAAACCCGAGCCGTCCCGGTCGATGACCGCCGTCATGAAGAGGACGCCCTCGCCGGCCCGGATCGTGTGGCCCGCCACCTCAATATCCTCGACAGCGACCCGCAGCAGCCCGTCCGGCACCGGCCGATGCCCAAGGAGTTCCCCCACCACAGCGTCCATGGTTGTTTCCCCTGCCCGCACAGCCGCCAACTGCTCGGGATGACGCAGCAGCGTGAAGACCCCGCGCGAGATCATGCCGGCCGTCGTCTCGTGGCCCGCCCACAGCATCCCCGCCAGCGCGGTCAGTTCCTCCCGGCTCAACGGGCCACTCGGAGTGTCAGGGCGCATCAGATCACCGAGCAGCCCCTCGCCCGCCACGCGCCGCCTGTGGCCGGTCAACTCGCCCAGGTACTTCTCCAGTTCCGCACGGGCAAGGGCGGCCTCCTGCACGCTCTGGCCGCTCAGCAGCCGTTCGGTGCGTTCTTCGAAGAACTCGTGATCAATCTCCGGCACGCCCAGCACCGTGCAGATCACCCTCGACGACACGGGCAGCGCGAAGGTGGACGCCAACTCCGCCGGCGGGCCCTGCCGCTCCATGGAATCCAGCAACTGATCCACGATCCGCAGGATCCGCGGCCGCATCAACGCGGCCCGCCGCGCTGTGAAGAGCGGGCTCAGCAGCCGACACCGAGCCTCGCACTCCGCGCCCTCGACGCAGACCAGCGGCACTCCCCGCGCCCCGGCCGCGGCGAACTGCCCACCGGGCGCCGCAAATCCAGGCCATGTGCGCTCGCAGGACAGCCGTGCGTCGGTGAGCAGTTCACGGGCCAGCCCAGGCCCGGTGACGGCCCACACCGGCCTGCCGTCATGCCACGTCACCCGGCCCAGCGGTGAAAAGCCACGCAGCCGAGCGTGGCCCGCAGGCACCTGGCGGGGGCAACCGCGCCCCTGCGGGAGGAAGAACTGCGTGTCCTGCGGGTCCGCCGGATGGGGATCCCGAACGCTCAACTCGTCCATGATGCACCTCATGCGCCCAACAGCCTCGCAATCCCTCAACAACGGCGACCAAGCCACGGGTTCCAGGTTCTTCGGCACCCGCCGATGCGCCAACGCGCGGCACACCCACCCCGGGACACCGAAAAGACCGGCAACTCCGCACGGTCACAGGGCCGCGACCGCAACCCACAACCGACTATGACGCCACAACGCCCACACCGCACACCCCACCAACACCCCCCTGCAGCAGGCATCCAGCACACATCCAGCAAGCCTCCAGCACACGTCCAGCAAACCCCACACGCCCCACAGGCCGACTCCGCACCGGCACACACCCCAGCACGCCACGCGGTGCCAGCGACCCGCAAGACCGCCGCCCCGCCAAGGACGCGAAGGCCCCCCACCCGACAGAGCCCGCAGCCGGCCAAAGCGGACCACCGGACAGCATCCCCACACACCGGCAGTTCCCAAGTAGGGTTCCGAGTCGCCTCAAGCAGACAACGCTGCACAGAGGCTGAAGTAAGCAGGCGCGGCCACCCGACCGGCCACCAGAGAGCCACCACCACCCCCCGCTCCGAGGCACAACTCCCCCCACCACCAGGCACGGACCCGGCCGTGCGTGCTACGAAGCGGCGGTGTAGGTGACGGGGGTGTCCTTGCAGTGGCCGGAGGCAAAGACCGCGAGGGCGTCGAGTTCGGCCGGATCGGCCGCCAGGTCCCAGCGCAGCTTGGTGGCCGCCCACTCCGAAACGTAGCGGCAGTACGCGGCGGGCAGCGGCGGCAGCCACTGGGAGGGGTCCTGGTCGGCCTTGGCGCGTTTGGTGCGGGCGGTGACCGCGACCAGGGAGGCCGGAGCGGCCAGGTCGTTGGCGTAGGCCTCGCGGCGGGCCGGGCTCCAGGCGGAGGCACCCGAATCCCAGGCCTCGGCGAGCGGGACCATGTGGTCGACGTCGAGCGCCCTGGCGTCCTCGACTTCCTGAGCGTCGTAGTAGGACAGCCATTCACCACCGGTGATCTTGCAGCGCGCGCCGACGGACGGTGCTTCGCCGGCCTCGGCGATCAGTACCTCGGCGCGGGTGTTGCAGCCGTCGGACTTCACCGCACCGGCGCTCCAGTGCCTGAACGCGGTACGGGTGTAGCCCTCGCGGTGTTCGTCGGCGACCGGAATGCGGTGCACGGCGTCGGCCAGCGTCGTGGTCTCGGTGGGACCCACCGCCTGCACCGGCGACAGCGCGAGGAGAGGGGTCAGGGACAGGCTGAGCGCGGCAAGGCCGCGAACAAAGTTCTTGATCACCCCGGCAGACTGACCGCCGGCGCGCGCGGACACCGGGCACTCGACAGGAGCCTCAGCCGGGTGGGCGAAAAGGTTCACCGCAGAAACGTTGAGCCGCCCAGCACCGGGTGGCCCACCCTCATGGACGCCACGGCGCGGCGGCCGTCCCACCTGCCGTCTCTGCCCCTGCTTCCGCCGTGGGGGCGTGATGTACACACCCCTCACGTCAGCGACCGCTCTTCCTTGACACCCGATCAGGAAAGGGGGCCTGACCTGTCGTCTCTGACAGCCAAACGGGCACGTCGCAGATGCCTTTTTGCAGGAAGGCCCGGCAGGAAGGCCCGGCGGGAAGGCCTCGCGAGGCGCGGGGGCAGCGGGTCAAGGAGTGTTCTGGCGCCGCTTGGTGCGGTGCCAGAACGGTGAGCTCCTCCCCCGGCAACGAGGCAGCTCGGTCTCCTGGGTATCTGTGTTGCCGTTCTGAGCAACCTTCAAAGACTCGGGCATTTCCACCACCGTGCCGAACGGCACACCCACTGCGGCGTACGCACACCCAGCCCGCCCACAAAACCCTCCCAGAAGCTCAGTGTGCGGTCGGTGCTGACGCAGACGATGCCCTCCGATACGGTCCCAAGCCATGGCGAATGGCAACGGCGTGCCACAGAAGGTGGCGTGGATCCTGCTTCGGAACGAGCGGGTATTGGTGACGCGTAGTCATGGCAGAGATCGCTTCTACTTCCCGGGCGGGCATCGTGAGCCGGGTGAGTCCGACGGCCAGACCCTGGTGCGGGAGATCGATGAGGAACTGCAGGCGACGATCGACCCCGCTTCCATGGTGCACTTCGGCACGTTCGAGATCGGCGAGGGCCACCCGGATCACGGCCCCTTCCGGATGATCTGTTACACCGCCGACCACCGCGGTGGGCTGACCCCGTCGCGGGAGATCGCCGAGCACGCATGGTTCCGTTACGCCGATCGGGACCGAGTCTCGGCCGTGGACGAGATGGCCCTCCACGCGCTTCACGAGGCCGGGCGGCTTTCTTGATCCCGTGACCGCGGCCTTACGGTCGTTGCTGCGGTCTTCTCCTGCGGTACGGCCGCACCACAACCGCACGGTGGGCGAGGAGCGCAGAACCAGCGCACGGGCCGGACACCGCGAGGATCCGGCTGGATGGCCCATCGCACGCTCAGACACAGGCAGAACGATCATCGATCTCGTGAAACCGGCACGAACCCAAGGGCCACCAGCCACAACTGGGCCGGATCCGATTTGGAGCCGCTTCTTTTGGTGTCGGTGGCCGGAGGGCCTTGAGTTCTGCGTTCAGTGGGCGCAGCCCTCGTTGAGGAGTGAGGCAAGGCCGTCGAGGAGGCGCTGGAGGCCGAACTCGAAGAGGGCGTCGAGGTCGAGGGCGTAACCGGCCGTGGCAAGGCGTGAGAGCGCGGGGAAGCGGCCGGTGGCCAAAATCGCCAGGAGCGCGGGCCCCTGAGTGGCCATCCACTCCTCGCTGTCCAGGCCGCTGTGCGCCTCGGCCTCCTGCTCTGATTCCAGGTGGACTGCGACACCACGGGCGTAATTGAGCAACATGAGGTGCGCGGTGAAGGCGGACTGCAGGTCGAGTCCGTGGGCATGCAGGGTGGCAAGCGTCCACTCGCTGTACGGCAGCGCTGAAGTGATCATCTGAGGGCGGGTCATCGACAGGGCCGGCGCGAACCACGGGTGGCGGCGGAACAGGTCCCAGAGCCGCCGGGCCGCTAGCTCGATCGCCCCGCGCCAGCCCTCCGGCGGGTCGGCGGGCAACGGGTACTTCGCGATGACCGTGTCCATCATCCGCGTCAGCAGATCGTCCTTGTCGGCCACGTGCCGGTACAGCGACATGGTCGCCACCCCGAGCTCGGCGGCCACCCGGCGCATCGAGACCGCAGCCAGCCCCTCCGTGTCGGCGACCGCGACGGCGGCACCGACGATCCGTCCAAGCGTGAGAGCCGCCTGGCCCGATGACGCATCAGACGGCCCGCCCGGGCGTGAGGCGGCCGCGGGGCGGGCGGCCCGCACCGGGCGGCTCGGGGCCGCCACAACCGTCCCGACGCCAGGGACGGCACGGACCATCCCCTCCTGGCGCAGCTCGGTGAGTACCTTGGTCGCGGTCGCCATCGCGACGCCCCACTGCTTGGTGATCTCGCGGGTCGAGGGCACGCGATCGCCCGGCGCCAGTTCACCCGTCTCGATCCGCTGCCGCAGTTCGCCGACGATCTGGCTGTAGCGCGGCACCGCCTGCCCGCCCACCGACACCCCCTGCACTAGTGCACCTGCATGAGTGTCATCCTAGCGCCCGACTCCGGGCGATCCCCGCGCACGAGCACCCTCCCCCGCCCCTCAGCACTAGTGCAGTACTGCTCAACACCCCACTCTGATAAGGGATTTCATGCTTGCGCACTCTCTTGCGTACGGCGTACGTTCCCATCATGCCGAACAACGAGACACTCATCTGCGGGGCTGGCATCGCCGGGCCCGCGCTGGCGTACTGGCTACGCAAGGCAGGCTCCAGAGTCACGATCGTGGAACGCGCGCCGCACCCCCGGCCGGGCGGGCAGACCGTGGATCTGCGCGGCGCCGGCCGCACCGTGATCGAGCGAATGGGTCTGATGGACCGGGCCAGGGCACAGAGCGTGGACCAACGCGGCCTCGCACTCGTCGACGCCTGCGGCCGGACCACCGCCCAGATGCCCGCCGACAGCTTCGGCGGCCAGGGAATCGTCTCCGAGATCGAGATCCTCCGCGGCGATCTCGCTCACCTGCTGCACGAGGCCAGCCTGCCGGACACCGAGTACCTGTTCGACGACACCGTCACCGGGATCGATCAGGACGCTGACGCGGTCACCGTCACCTTCGAGAAAGCCGCGCCGCGCCGGTTCGGGCTGGTCGTCGGCGCGGACGGACCGCACTCCGTGGTACGCGCGCTGGCCTTCGGCCCGGAGCAGGACTTCGTCCGCCCACTCGGCCTCTACACAGCCTGGTTCACCGCCACCGACGACCTGGAACTCGACGGCTGGTACCTGATGCACAACGCGCCCGGCGGACTGGTCGCCTCCGCACGGCCCGGCCGCCTCCCCGGCGAGATCAAGGCCGGCCTGAGCTTCCGCTCGGCACCAATCGCCTACGCCCGCCGCGACGCCGCCGCCCAGCAGGAACTCCTGTCCCAGCGCTTTGCCGGCGTCGGCTGGCAGACCCCACGCCTGCTGCGGGCCATGCGCACCGCCCCGGACTTCTTCTTCGACTCCATGGGCCAGGTCCGCCTCGACCGCTGGTCGCGCGGCCGTGTGGCACTGCTGGGCGACGCCGGATACTGCGCGACGCCGCTGACCGGCCTGGGGACCAGCCTGGCTCTGGTCGGCGCATACGTCCTGGCCGGTGAACTCTCGGCCGCCGACGGCGACCACCGCACCGCCTTCCGCCGCTACGACGAGGTGATGCGCCCCTACGTGAGCCAGGCCCATCAGCTCCCGCCCGGCGGCGCCTCGGTATTCGCGCCTTCGGGCCGGCTCGGCATCCGCCTGCGGGACCTCTCCATGCGCCAGCTGACCCGCTGGCCGATGCGGAACCTGCTCGCTGCACAGTTCGCCAAGGCCGGGAACATCGCACTGCCGCAATACACTCTCGCCGCGGACATACGCTGAGCGGCCCCCACCCCGGGTCAGCGAACCTTCACAAGCCTGCCGAGGAGACCGCCGCCCTGCCGACGCCGTCGCCCCGGTGGGCAACGGCCCCCGCCCCTTCGGCATCCACCCCATCCCCGTGGCCGCCGCAACGGCCCCCAAGCGCCAGTGCCCGGCAGCCGATCCCTGCACCGGGGCCATGGACGCCGTGGAGCAGGCGACGGACCGACTCGACAAGGCCCGCATGCCCGAGGGGAGGACAACCCAGCGGTCGCCCCTCGGCGCCCAGCACGCCCAAAAGCGTCTGCAGAAGGCGGGACGCACCCTCGCGAAGGTCACCGGTCGGGCCCACGCCGTCATCGACGCAAAACCCGTGGAAGCCGCCGCTTTGACCTGCGGTTTCCTCTCAGCTCGGCGGTGTGGAACGACGAGGGGGCGCGACCTTGGGCAGCAGCTCCCACAGTGCGATGCCATGACTTTGCTCGCCGGACCCACCGCGGCGATTGACAGTCTGTACCGGAGCACCAAAAGGCAGTGATGCTACCTGCCGCACAACTTTCCGTCCCTCTCGCTCTCCCCGCCTCCGCCGCGTGCACCGGGTCTGTTTTCCGGCTTTCGTAGTCCGCTGTAGTGGGAGCCGCCTCAGGTGAGAGTGATTTCCGAGACCGGTGGGGTCCCTCGGGTGCGGTCCATTCGGGTTCGCGGAAAAGTTCGACGGGCACAGGCGCCAGCTGCCGTGCAGGAGGCCCGCCACCGCCTCGGCCTGGCGATCTACTACAGCGACGGAGTGAGATTCGCCAGGTGTACCGCGGCCGGCTGGCTGGGTGCAAACCGCAAGCGTGGTCCGAGCACCCATTCACCGCATTGCAGTGGTGGCGAACGAGCCGTAGTCCCAGTCTGAGGAGGGAAACG
This Streptomyces sp. NBC_01283 DNA region includes the following protein-coding sequences:
- a CDS encoding NAD(P)H-binding protein, which produces MIVVTGATGTVGGHVARLLCADHPTRLLGRSLSRLRAVVPAADVVTADFADQSSLERALEGARALFAVTANPLEPAHDAHLLAAARTAGVQHVVKLSALAVTDDRADDLITNWQRENEDRVRASGLAWTLLRPRSFMSNTLSWARSVRAHHTVATPQPQSRNASVDPRDVAEAAVIALTTAGHEQQEYALTGPQAISPAEQCEHLAQVLARPVRCVEISLERAYTAWAQHYPQPIARALLDSARRQGDGAKQGVDPTLARLLGRPATTYRAWATDHAHRFS
- a CDS encoding cytochrome P450, coding for MATSVCPYAIDLTGSDLAGEAALLRGDGPACRVLLPGGVMAWAITRHDTAKRLLSDPAVSKDAFQHWPSLQEGRIDDAWPLHHWVTAKNMLSAYGGEHSRLRRLIAGAFTHRRSEALRPQVVQYTTTLLKSLAQRPGDEPVDLIAHFALELPIQVICELFGVSQAERPLLRHGLSESFRTSATADEVRAAQESLHQVLAELVAAKRLAPADDLASALVWTRETDGARLTEQELVDTLLLMIGAGHETTVNLLGNAIVELLSHPEQLEQVSNGATGWDAVIEETLRARGPAAYVPLRFAVRDIDLGEHVVIRQGDPVLISFAAAGLDPQQHGPDAHEFKADRPNRHDHLAFGHGVHHCPGASLARLEAAVALPALFARFPRMRLARAVQDLDPTPSFITNGFREIPILLDPESAR
- a CDS encoding ScbR family autoregulator-binding transcription factor; the encoded protein is MAQQERAVRTRQAILAAAAQVFDEVGYEAATVSEILTRSGVTKGALYFHFASKEQLAQGVLQANAQVVPPVPSQRLKLQEAVDRGMLLAYQMGVDPLLRGSVRLALERSGNDNLDRKIPFEAWTRESEGLLEQARLAGELQPHVDTKELAGVFVGAFAGVQLMSQAMTDRQDLCDRIAVLYRVLMAGAAVPSALVQLDVTADRGAKVQALVDQLLRETPEPQREAPDPRGDRPFLVGQG
- a CDS encoding nuclear transport factor 2 family protein, which produces MQEETACSAIDTFISAFNASDDSYVTALLSQALTSDVVFWGPLGRSEGIAAVERFVLDIRRHPAGTGTMVRCSAVDMPDEWARYQWVFTMPDGGPRLAGTDVVHLRLNLIDQVIVFAGEIEPSAS
- a CDS encoding ferredoxin translates to MRIEVDLDRCVGAGMCALTAPAVFTQDDDGFSVVLAGQDTAADVPPMAREAARACPVSAVSLLHED
- a CDS encoding DUF6009 family protein produces the protein MDRLDYLRQSLDRLPTRTGKPAHRERRMAGSAVPGPTAQASRAPGTFRRRVFWLLPHDRDSQPEGLYAIAAPGRSSGSPSPHAVRQGVPDPRARRAARRPRR
- a CDS encoding ScbA/BarX family gamma-butyrolactone biosynthesis protein; translated protein: MTVLAHQTEAAIPAPRPAAGVLSPQLTTTVPREYVHRACLAEVFLTGCRQVDGTRFALTGQWPRAHTFFTSTDGLRHDPLQAAETIRQVGMFLAHSEWDVPLSHHFLLHDMQYATHPDHLLIKDYPSNLDLEADCTDLVWKGNRLAQFAMHVTITREGQPTAHGSGHFTCIAPATYRRLRGEQSAATPSTVRPPLLAPHLVGRMFSRDVVLSEADRPQRWLLSTDARHPVLFDHIGDHVPGMVLIEAARQAAFALLSPRAFAACGATTVFHRYVEYDAPCWIDAEAVPGADDGTARVAVTGWQNDKPVFRTELSGQLAPA